In a genomic window of Sus scrofa isolate TJ Tabasco breed Duroc chromosome 4, Sscrofa11.1, whole genome shotgun sequence:
- the TDRKH gene encoding tudor and KH domain-containing protein (The RefSeq protein has 1 substitution compared to this genomic sequence) → MATERTSWTSLSTIQKIALGLGIPASATVAYILYRRYRESREERLTFVGEDDIEIEMRVPQESVKLIIGRQGANIKQLRKQTGARIDVDTEDIGDERVLLISGFPVQVCKAKAAIHQILTENTPVSEQLSVPQRSVGRIIGRGGETIRSICKASGAKITCDKESEGTLLLSRLIKISGTQKEVAAAKHLILEKVSEDEELRKRIAHSAETRVPRKQPISVRREEVRAPGGAGEPALWKNTGPSLEQPAPLAVPPHKGGGDLAVIGPEESSWEKNNDDSFQMSGAQTSSEMSMFEIPSPDFSFHADELLEVYVSASEHPNHFWIQIIGSRSLQLDKLISEMTQHYENSLPEDLTVHVGDIVAAPLPTNGSWYRAQVLGTLENGNLDLYFVDFGDNGDCPLRDLRVLRSDFLSLPFQAIECSLARIAPTGDQWEEEALDEFDRLTHCANWKPLVAKISSYVQSGVSTWPQIYLYDTSNGKKLDIGLELVRKGYAIELPEDMEENGAIPVMLHKVATETDVSLSSMLTETKKSPGEMANTLSCLSLSEAASISGDDNLEDD, encoded by the exons ATGGCCACCGAACGGACTTCTTGGACAAGTTTGTCCACTATTCAGAAAATAGCACTGGGCCTTGGGATCCCAGCCAGTGCAACAGTTGCCTATATCCTATATCGCAGATATAGGGAAAGCAGAG AGGAGCGACTGACATTTGTTGGGGAGGATGACATCGAGATAGAGATGCGAGTTCCCCAGGAGTCTGTGAAGCTCATCATTGGCCGGCAAGGAGCCAATATTAAACAG CTACGAAAACAGACAGGTGCTCGGATCGATGTGGACACGGAGGATATAGGAGATGAGCGGGTCCTGCTTATCAGTGGTTTTCCTGTTCAGGTGTGCAAGGCCAAAGCAGCAATTCATCAGATCCTGACAGAGAATACCCCAGTGTCTGAGCAGCTCTCAGTACCCCAGAGATCTGTGGGCAGAATCATAG GGAGAGGTGGCGAGACAATTCGTTCTATCTGTAAGGCCTCGGGAGCCAAAATAACCTGTGACAAAGAATCGGAGGGGACACTGCTACTATCAAGACTTATAAAAATCTCAGGAACACAGAAGGAAGTGGCAGCAGCCAAG CATTTGATACTAGAGAAAGTTTCAGAAGATGAAGAACTTAGAAAGAGAATTGCTCATTCTGCAGAAACCAGAGTTCCACGCAAGCAGCCAATCAGTGTAAGGAGAGAGGAAGTGAGAGCACCAGGTGGCGCTGGAGAGCCAGCTTTATGGAAAAACACTGGTCCTAGCCTGGAGCAGCCTGCGCCCCTGGCAGTTCCTCCTCACAAAGGAGGCGGTGACTTGGCTGTTATAGGACCAGAAGAAAGTTCCTGGGAGAAAAATAATGATGACAGCTTTCAGATGTCTGGAGCTCAGACCAGTTCCGAGATGTCCATGTTTGAAA TCCCCAGTCCAGACTTCAGTTTCCATGCTGATGAATTCCTAGAAGTCTATGTCTCTGCCTCTGAACATCCTAATCACTTCTGGATCCAAATCATTGGCTCTCGGAGCCTGCAATTGGATAAGCTTATCAGTGAGATGACCCAGCACTATGAAAACAGTCTG CCTGAAGACTTGACTGTGCATGTAGGAGACATTGTCGCAGCACCTTTACCTACAAATGGTTCCTGGTATCGAGCCCAGGTCCTTGGCACCTTGGAGAATGGGAACCTGGACCTCTACTTTGTTGACTTTGGAGATAATGGAGATTGCCCGCTGAGGGACCTCAGGGTGCTCAG GAGTGACTTCCTAAGCCTTCCATTTCAAGCAATAGAGTGTAGTCTGGCACGGATCGCCCCTACAG GTGACCAATGGGAAGAGGAAGCTTTGGATGAGTTTGACAGACTCACTCACTGTGCTAACTGGAAGCCCTTGGTGGCCAAGATCTCTAGCTACGTCCAGTCTGGGGTCTCAACTTGGCCCCAGATCTATTTATATGATACTAGCAATGGAAAG AAACTTGATATTGGGTTAGAATTAGTTCGTAAAGGATATGCAATTGAGCTTCCCGAGGACATGGAAGAAAACGGAGCTATCCCAGTGATGTTGCATAAAGTG GCCACAGAAACAGATGTCTCTCTCAGCAGCATGCTTACCGAGACCAAGAAGAGCCCTGGAGAGATGGCAAATACCCTCTCCTGCCTCAGTTTATCAG AAGCTGCCTCTATATCTGGTGATGATAACCTTGAAGATGACTAA
- the TDRKH gene encoding tudor and KH domain-containing protein isoform X1: MATERTSWTSLSTIQKIALGLGIPASATVAYILYRRYRESREERLTFVGEDDIEIEMRVPQESVKLIIGRQGANIKQLRKQTGARIDVDTEDIGDERVLLISGFPVQVCKAKAAIHQILTENTPVSEQLSVPQRSVGRIIGRGGETIRSICKASGAKITCDKESEGTLLLSRLIKISGTQKEVAAAKHLILEKVSEDEELRKRIAHSAETRVPRKQPISVRREEVRAPGGAGEPALWKNTGPSLEQPAPLAVPPHKGGGDLAVIGPEESSWEKNNDDSFQMSGAQTSSEMSMFEIPSPDFSFHADEFLEVYVSASEHPNHFWIQIIGSRSLQLDKLISEMTQHYENSLPEDLTVHVGDIVAAPLPTNGSWYRAQVLGTLENGNLDLYFVDFGDNGDCPLRDLRVLRSDFLSLPFQAIECSLARIAPTGDQWEEEALDEFDRLTHCANWKPLVAKISSYVQSGVSTWPQIYLYDTSNGKKLDIGLELVRKGYAIELPEDMEENGAIPVMLHKVATETDVSLSSMLTETKKSPGEMANTLSCLSLSEAASISGDDNLEDD; encoded by the exons ATGGCCACCGAACGGACTTCTTGGACAAGTTTGTCCACTATTCAGAAAATAGCACTGGGCCTTGGGATCCCAGCCAGTGCAACAGTTGCCTATATCCTATATCGCAGATATAGGGAAAGCAGAG AGGAGCGACTGACATTTGTTGGGGAGGATGACATCGAGATAGAGATGCGAGTTCCCCAGGAGTCTGTGAAGCTCATCATTGGCCGGCAAGGAGCCAATATTAAACAG CTACGAAAACAGACAGGTGCTCGGATCGATGTGGACACGGAGGATATAGGAGATGAGCGGGTCCTGCTTATCAGTGGTTTTCCTGTTCAGGTGTGCAAGGCCAAAGCAGCAATTCATCAGATCCTGACAGAGAATACCCCAGTGTCTGAGCAGCTCTCAGTACCCCAGAGATCTGTGGGCAGAATCATAG GGAGAGGTGGCGAGACAATTCGTTCTATCTGTAAGGCCTCGGGAGCCAAAATAACCTGTGACAAAGAATCGGAGGGGACACTGCTACTATCAAGACTTATAAAAATCTCAGGAACACAGAAGGAAGTGGCAGCAGCCAAG CATTTGATACTAGAGAAAGTTTCAGAAGATGAAGAACTTAGAAAGAGAATTGCTCATTCTGCAGAAACCAGAGTTCCACGCAAGCAGCCAATCAGTGTAAGGAGAGAGGAAGTGAGAGCACCAGGTGGCGCTGGAGAGCCAGCTTTATGGAAAAACACTGGTCCTAGCCTGGAGCAGCCTGCGCCCCTGGCAGTTCCTCCTCACAAAGGAGGCGGTGACTTGGCTGTTATAGGACCAGAAGAAAGTTCCTGGGAGAAAAATAATGATGACAGCTTTCAGATGTCTGGAGCTCAGACCAGTTCCGAGATGTCCATGTTTGAAA TCCCCAGTCCAGACTTCAGTTTCCATGCTGATGAATTCCTAGAAGTCTATGTCTCTGCCTCTGAACATCCTAATCACTTCTGGATCCAAATCATTGGCTCTCGGAGCCTGCAATTGGATAAGCTTATCAGTGAGATGACCCAGCACTATGAAAACAGTCTG CCTGAAGACTTGACTGTGCATGTAGGAGACATTGTCGCAGCACCTTTACCTACAAATGGTTCCTGGTATCGAGCCCAGGTCCTTGGCACCTTGGAGAATGGGAACCTGGACCTCTACTTTGTTGACTTTGGAGATAATGGAGATTGCCCGCTGAGGGACCTCAGGGTGCTCAG GAGTGACTTCCTAAGCCTTCCATTTCAAGCAATAGAGTGTAGTCTGGCACGGATCGCCCCTACAG GTGACCAATGGGAAGAGGAAGCTTTGGATGAGTTTGACAGACTCACTCACTGTGCTAACTGGAAGCCCTTGGTGGCCAAGATCTCTAGCTACGTCCAGTCTGGGGTCTCAACTTGGCCCCAGATCTATTTATATGATACTAGCAATGGAAAG AAACTTGATATTGGGTTAGAATTAGTTCGTAAAGGATATGCAATTGAGCTTCCCGAGGACATGGAAGAAAACGGAGCTATCCCAGTGATGTTGCATAAAGTG GCCACAGAAACAGATGTCTCTCTCAGCAGCATGCTTACCGAGACCAAGAAGAGCCCTGGAGAGATGGCAAATACCCTCTCCTGCCTCAGTTTATCAG AAGCTGCCTCTATATCTGGTGATGATAACCTTGAAGATGACTAA